In the genome of Bacillus thuringiensis, the window TATGTTCCATTTCATTCGTTTTCATATTGGCAAGCATCGTTTTATTTGCGGCACCAATTGAAAGTGGAATTTGTTCCCCTAGATTATCGATAACTCGAATTTTTAAAGGACTATCAATTCTTTCAATGATAATAGAATGTGTTCCGTTTGGAATATTTAAATAGACACTTTCCTCCACTTCAGCAGCCAAACGTTTCATCACTTCTCTTGCAACAGATCTGTAGTCTACCTTCTCCAATTGACGTAACCCTATTTCCATCCACATTGGTCCAATTTTGTACTGTTTTGTCTCTGAAATTTGTGTAACTAACCCATGCTCCATTAAAGAGTTAAGTAATCTATGTACTGTACTAACCGGGAGATGTGTTCCATCAGCTATATCAGAAATAGCCCAATACTCTTTTTCATTTGTAGAATTCAATAATTTAATAATACTTATCGCTCGATCAATGGACTGTACCATAACTCGCCTCAACTTTACTCGTAATATGTTAGTATGCTTAATTAACTATCAATTTAGCAAACATTCGAAATGAAATCAATCTATTTATTTAATTTTCTAACAATAAAAACATATCACTAACAAAGAATTGAAAACGCAAACAAAAAAATATTGACTTTTCTTTTTAATTATCTGAAAATTATAACAAGATTTCACATCACGGAATACATTCCATAATACGGAAAAACACCAAACTTTATTCTATCAACTATGAAAGTGAGGAAAACAATGGCGCAAGTAAGCAATACAAACAATGAATTAAAACGGACGATGAAAAGTAGACACTTATTCATGATTGCACTCGGTGGTGTGATTGGAACGGGGTTATTTAACGGATCTGGCTTTATTATAAGTCAAGCTGGACCTGGCGGATCCGTACTTGCCTTTATGGCCGGTGGATTATTAATGTATTTCGTTATGCTATGTCTTGGTGAACTTGCTGTAGCCATGCCTGTTTCAGGTTCTTTCCAGGAATATGCCACTAAGTTCATCAATCCTGCAACTGGCTTTACAATCGGATGGTTGTATTGGTTAAGCTGGGCGAATACGACCGGTCTTGAATTTACAACTGCCGGCATTACAATGCAGCGCTGGTTTCCTGATATTCCTGTTTGGGTTTGGTGTTTAATATTTGGCGTTACAATCTTCACTATTAACGCATTATCTGCTCGTAGTTATGCAGAAACAGAATTTTGGTTTTCAAGTATAAAAGTATCTGCCATTATCGCTTTCATTATTCTTGGCGGCGCCGCTATGTTCGGTTTTATTGATTTAAAAGGTGACGAACCCGCTCCGCTATTATCAAATTTCGTAAATCATGGTGGTTTATTCCCAAATGGACTTGCCGCTATTCTTTTAACAATGGTTACAGTCAACTATTCCTTCCAAGGTACAGAACTTGTTGGAATCGCAGCAGGTGAAAGTGAAGATCCAGCAAAAACTTTACCTCGTTCTATTAGAAATATTATATGGCGCACAATGTTTTTCTTCGTCTTAGCAATCTTTGTTCTTGTTGCTTTAATTCCTTGGGAAGAAGCTGGATTAACAAAGAGCCCATTCGTTGCTGTTTTTGATAATATCGGTATTCCATATGCAGCTGATATTATGAACTTTGTTATTCTTACTGCTGTTCTTTCTGTTGCAAACTCAGGACTATACGCTGCTACTCGAATGCTTTGGTCTTTATCAAAAAACGAAATGGCTCCAGCCTTTTTAAAGAAATTATCATCACGTGGGATTCCTCTCAACGCTTTAATCATGACGATAGCTATTTCTGCTTTTTCTCTTTTGACAAGCGTAGTAGCTGCTGAAACGGTTTACTTATGGCTCATTTCAATTTCCGGAGTCATTACCATTATTGTTTGGATGTCAATTTGTGTTTCTCAATTCTTTTTCCGCAAACATTATTTAGCAGACGGTGGAAAATTAGAAGACTTAAAATTTAAAACACCACTTTATCCACTCGTACCAATTCTTGGTTTTGGATTGTATGGCATTATATTAATCAGTCTTATTTTTATCCCAGAACAACGACTTGGAATCTATTGCACTGTACCATTTATCATCTTTTGCTATACCTACTATCACTTTAAAGTTAAGAAAAGAATATCTACTAACACTCATAGTGAAAGTAAAATTAGCGAGACTTCGTAATATTTGACGATACATAAAAGACCACACATGGCGTTTCACTTCATGTGTGGTCTTTTATCGTTCCTTCTCTCATTTCCCCCTACTATTGAAAGAATTATTTATAACACTTTAAGTTCTGGATTGCTCAGGTAAACTTTGGGTTGAAAAATGAGCATTTCTATACCTTTCCCAAAATTTCAAGTTCTGCTAATGATGTTGTAGAAAGTGTTAATGTAGTAAATACTATAATACTAACAATTACTATTTTTACTATTCATAAGTTGATGATTCTGCTTACTATTACTGTTTTGTTTTGATATATTTAATATATATTTAAAGACAGACAGGAGTTAGATACGATGATAAAAGGTTTTGGAGGAATATTTTGGAGAACTAAGAATCTTGATGTTATAAAAAAATGGTACAGTGAAGTGTTGAAACTTGATATAGAAGATTGGAATGGAACTGTGATTAAACCCCAGTTAGGAAATGAGACCATCTTTTCTTTCTTTACAGAGAATGACAATTATTTTCCAAAAGAA includes:
- a CDS encoding IclR family transcriptional regulator; this encodes MVQSIDRAISIIKLLNSTNEKEYWAISDIADGTHLPVSTVHRLLNSLMEHGLVTQISETKQYKIGPMWMEIGLRQLEKVDYRSVAREVMKRLAAEVEESVYLNIPNGTHSIIIERIDSPLKIRVIDNLGEQIPLSIGAANKTMLANMKTNEMEHIVENLLSSLPEQKQILLNQIKQIKNEGYAVSYGEKTEGTASVAAPIIGFNHKVVGALSVGLISHRINDDRLSFLISKVKQAAHEISIKIGSTSEI
- a CDS encoding VOC family protein, which translates into the protein MIKGFGGIFWRTKNLDVIKKWYSEVLKLDIEDWNGTVIKPQLGNETIFSFFTENDNYFPKEQQVMLNFEVHNLNETIKNLENIGVPLEKKEEISEFGKFIWIKDPEGRLIELWEK
- a CDS encoding amino acid permease; amino-acid sequence: MAQVSNTNNELKRTMKSRHLFMIALGGVIGTGLFNGSGFIISQAGPGGSVLAFMAGGLLMYFVMLCLGELAVAMPVSGSFQEYATKFINPATGFTIGWLYWLSWANTTGLEFTTAGITMQRWFPDIPVWVWCLIFGVTIFTINALSARSYAETEFWFSSIKVSAIIAFIILGGAAMFGFIDLKGDEPAPLLSNFVNHGGLFPNGLAAILLTMVTVNYSFQGTELVGIAAGESEDPAKTLPRSIRNIIWRTMFFFVLAIFVLVALIPWEEAGLTKSPFVAVFDNIGIPYAADIMNFVILTAVLSVANSGLYAATRMLWSLSKNEMAPAFLKKLSSRGIPLNALIMTIAISAFSLLTSVVAAETVYLWLISISGVITIIVWMSICVSQFFFRKHYLADGGKLEDLKFKTPLYPLVPILGFGLYGIILISLIFIPEQRLGIYCTVPFIIFCYTYYHFKVKKRISTNTHSESKISETS